A window from Citrus sinensis cultivar Valencia sweet orange chromosome 5, DVS_A1.0, whole genome shotgun sequence encodes these proteins:
- the LOC112497538 gene encoding uncharacterized protein LOC112497538 isoform X3 yields the protein MYMKLILLDYFPVLLLFCWWFVMYGVDAPLITLTAETCSMALILTVLFEVRWRCLFKYFKKEADLENIIQFTETLHYCQIMYDHHQATPKSFMLSSFVFLNFAGFLNAAVLYIAPLVLFLELQGDGFYYLMCYVLSGFSCLQISFIQPLLLNCDADSFKFIRSQPLVFSETTTAAATTAKEPAESSGSDEIV from the exons ATGTATATGAAa TTGATTTTGTTGGATTATTTTCCTGTGCTGTTGCTATTCTGTTGGTGGTTCGTCATGTATGGCGTCGACGCCCCTCTCATTACTTTGACGGCCGAAACATGCTCCATGGCACTAATATTGACAGTTTTGTTTGAGGTACGGTGGAGGTGtctattcaaatattttaaaaag GAGGCAGATTTGGAGAATATCATTCAATTTACTGAAACCCTACATTATTGTCAG ATAATGTATGATCACCATCAGGCGACACCAAAATCTTTCATGTTGTCATCCTTTGTATTCCTAAATTTTGCGGGTTTTCTAAATGCGGCCGTCCTTTACATAGCACCACTGGTATTGTTTCTCGAACTGCAAGGAGACGGCTTTTACTATTTAATGTGTTATGTTCTGTCGGGCTTCTCATGTCTCCAAATAAGTTTTATACAGCCGCTGCTACTAAATTGCGATGCTGATAGCTTCAAGTTTATTAGGAGCCAACCCCTCGTTTTCTCGGAAACCACAACCGCTGCTGCTACTACAGCAAAAGAACCAGCTGAGAGCTCAGGCTCAGACGAAATTGTGTGA